A genomic segment from Cryptococcus gattii WM276 chromosome J, complete sequence encodes:
- a CDS encoding tRNA methyltransferase, putative (Similar to TIGR gene model, INSD accession AAW45891.1), with protein MLKSLISRRLISSTARTRTFKMTTSPIRSPPAKRLKQELPADFTHITEAPVNALFTEPSKSQQPKKQTKRDRRKGRKPLPEPFSPADVMWHDVRDFLGRDYVDEVLGKKDGSEWETPNELGSFAVVELSAGAFTVSGESLSLFQSGDKKWAIITPFAHPGDRIRAKIYKHDRLHCLADLVEIFEYSDTYRGGEGDRRVNPDGGCKYFGECGGCQLQPVPYHLQLQHKLRTVQLAYERFSTLPSSLVPTILPTIGSPKQWGYRTKITPHFDAPPKWAKEKLTKLQTEAASTGEEEALNAEDEARKGWECRVGFERKGKPGVMDIEECPIATPVLNTQLTLSRAQVKSSIMSYKKGATILLRDALPEPNPLPTAENPWNVQEAGEEQHIAVTDHKAQVYERVGPWLFSFTAGSFFQNNNSILIPLTTYVQEAIFPPNAKPNLPRPTHLVDTYCGSGLFGVTLSPSFTAVAGVEISSISIEAAKRNAEMNGLKDKTTWLCGKAEDIFGGLAEQGFAGRHSCVVVDPPRKGCDTPFLDQLLNFRPLTIVYVSCNVHTQARDVGYLVHESNKRGQASQGKEEAMKGWKYIVESLRGFDLFPQTAHVESVAVLRLEEQ; from the exons ATGTTGAAGAGTCTCATCTCAAGGCGTCTTATATCCTCAACAGCGCGTACCAGGACATTCAAAATGACTACCAGCCCCATCCGCTCGCCACCCGCTAAGCGCCTCAAGCAGGAGTTGCCTGCAGACTTTACACACATCACAGAGGCGCCCGTCAATGCTCTCTTTACGGAACCGTCAAAATCTCAGCAGCCCAAGAAGCAGACAAAGAGAGACAGGcgaaagggaaggaagcCCTTGCCGGAGCCGTTTTCCCCGGCAGATGTCATGTGGCATGATGTCCGCGATTTCCTCGGACGAGATTACGTCGACGAGGTGTTGGGTAAGAAGGATGGGAGTGAATGGGAGACGCCGAATGAGTTGGGTAGTTTTGCCGTGGTCGAATTGTCTGCCGGTGCTTTTACCGTTTCCG GCGAGTCTCTGTCGTTATTCCAATCCGGTGACAAGAAATGGGCTATCATCACCCCCTTTGCCCACCCTGGCGACCGTATCCGCGCCAAAATTTACAAACATGACCGTCTCCACTGCCTCGCTGACCTCGTCGAAATTTTCGAGTACAGCGATACCTACCGAGGTGGTGAAGGTGATAGACGAGTTAACCCAGATGGCGGTTGCAAGTACTTTGGGGAATGCGGCGGATGTCAGCTTCAACCTGTACCTTACCACCTCCAACTCCAGCATAAACTGCGAACCGTCCAACTTGCATATGAACGATTTTCCACTTTACCGTCCTCCCTTGTACCTACCATCTTACCCACCATCGGTTCCCCTAAACAGTGGGGTTACCGTACCAAGATCACCCCACATTTCGATGCCCCTCCTAAATGGGCAAAGGAGAAACTTACCAAGCTTCAAACGGAAGCAGCGTCCActggggaagaggaagcgCTCAACGCGGAGGATGAGGCAAGGAAAGGATGGGAGTGCAGAGTCGGCTTTGAACGTAAAGGTAAACCCGGCGTGATGGATATCGAAGAATGCCCCATCGCCACACCCGTACTCAATACCCAACTCACCCTCTCTCGCGCCCAAGTCAAATCAAGCATCATGTCCTACAAAAAGGGTGCTACTATCCTCTTACGTGATGCCCTTCCCGAACCCAACCCTTTACCCACAGCGGAGAACCCCTGGAATGTACAGGAAGCCGGCGAGGAGCAACATATAGCCGTGACGGACCACAAGGCGCAAGTGTACGAACGTGTAGGGCCATGGCTATTCTCTTTCACAGCGGGGAGCTTCTTCCAGAATAATAACTCAATCCTCATTCCTCTCACTACATACGTCCAAGAAGCCATCTTTCCCCCCAACGCTAAACCCAACCTCCCCCGCCCGACTCACTTGGTAGACACATACTGCGGCTCCGGCTTATTCGGCGTCACCCTCTCCCCATCATTCACCGCCGTCGCCGGAGTGGAGATTTCCTCCATCAGTATAGAAGCGGCGAAGAGGAATGCGGAGATGAATGGGTTAAAGGATAAAACGACGTGGTTGTGTGGGAAAGCGGAGGATATCTTTGGAGGGTTGGCCGAGCAGGGTTTTGCGGGAAGGCATTCTTGTGTTGTCGTCGAC CCTCCGAGAAAAGGCTGTGACACTCCCTTCCTCGACCAGCTTCTCAACTTCCGTCCTCTCACCATCGTCTACGTCTCATGTAACGTACACACTCAAGCGAGGGATGTGGGGTACCTTGTCCATGAGAGTAACAAGCGTGGTCAAGCCAgtcaaggaaaagaagaagcaatGAAAGGATGGAAGTATATAGTAGAGAGTCTGAGGGGGTTCGACCTTTTCCCACAAACAGCGCATGTCGAAAGTGTGGCTGTGTTGAGGcttgaagagcaataa
- a CDS encoding Hypothetical Protein (Similar to TIGR gene model, INSD accession AAW45926.1) has protein sequence MPPPVHAAPNTIPNCRIRSLSVQGSIPISNVITTPFRRPQLTLGMPDSPSIILTPPDDESPGDQLPAQTLKRKSHTLLLYTPPLPSSNAPLCSLERSLQIVVLVLRLISGALDGSASALEVIRSLIQRVLIAKGTVAIPKAPMIEYAQTTEELPFIPGGYPCAAPVPHLVTFRCPVNLADYPLILFRITDYLDPLLACRLNKLYYDRYVGLIYRCLVVRGGLVDGLLKGLARGGTGDEEGVGDRDRYGKKRKAKEVMMAEKICIIDAQGMRELLQVLEEPNSRHGHGQPSSNSKPLFRNVKAIHFDKQLINDIAFDQSSSISTGLPSFQSIKDHWASPIMAFYTHIGSEDEDHTPNLGNVCICFDLTDSPDIYRRHGTYDSTDTGIFCAVDVLCSAAMQSVSVTKIKGVEVKLHLPFDPFEPIPIIPLPRTLAFLYQPFPLPSSSPSSPLSPRIPPLSPHQGLKIAKKFTITYDLDISGRIGPRQYIRPMWLHFCAVRNCYRLSNGGVGAGDGVTVRYVVPRRTKFDQSLENFWEAEGKGQWAEERWETFKKCLVTRIKSTRQMEGCGCK, from the coding sequence ATGCCACCTCCTGTTCACGCGGCGCCAAACACGATACCCAACTGCCGCATACGTAGCCTGAGCGTACAAGGTTCGATTCCCATTTCTAATGTAATAACTACACCTTTTCGTCGTCCTCAGCTCACTCTGGGCATGCCAGACTCGCCGTCTATAATTCTAACCCCTCCCGACGACGAATCTCCAGGCGACCAGCTACCAGCCCAAACCCTAAAGCGCAAATCTCACACTCTCCTGCTATATACTCCTCCCCTCCCGTCTTCAAACGCACCGTTGTGCTCTCTTGAACGGTCCCTGCAAATTGTGGTACTGGTATTGAGACTAATCAGCGGCGCTCTGGATGGGTCTGCATCAGCTTTAGAGGTGATAAGGAGCTTGATTCAAAGAGTTCTGATTGCTAAGGGGACCGTGGCAATCCCCAAAGCCCCGATGATCGAGTATGCACAGACCACGGAAGAACTTCCCTTTATCCCTGGTGGCTACCCCTGCGCTGCTCCCGTTCCTCATCTCGTTACTTTTCGTTGTCCAGTCAACCTTGCCGATTACCCTCTCATCCTGTTTCGCATAACAGACTACCTGGATCCACTTTTGGCCTGTCGGCTCAACAAGCTGTACTACGATCGATATGTTGGGTTGATTTACCGGTGTTTGGTGGTCAGGGGTGGTCTGGTTGATGGATTGCTTAAAGGGCTTGCCAGAGGGGGAACGGGAGACGAAGAAGGGGTTGGGGACAGAGATAGGtatgggaagaagaggaaagcGAAAGAAGTGATGATGGCCGAGAAGATCTGTATAATAGATGCGCAAGGTATGAGAGAGCTGCTTCAAGTCCTCGAGGAACCAAATAGTCGCCATGGCCATGGTCAACCATCAAGCAACTCGAAACCGCTTTTCCGAAATGTCAAGGCTATCCATTTTGACAAACAACTGATCAACGACATCGCTTTCGACCAATCAAGCTCAATCTCCACTGGGTTGCCGTCATTCCAGTCAATCAAGGACCACTGGGCATCACCCATCATGGCCTTTTACACTCATATAGGATCTGAAGACGAAGACCATACCCCCAATCTAGGAAACGTATGCATTTGCTTCGATCTGACGGATTCACCGGACATTTACCGACGGCATGGAACCTACGACTCGACGGATACTGGTATCTTCTGTGCAGTGGATGTGCTATGCTCTGCAGCGATGCAATCGGTATCGGTTACAAAGATCAAAGGGGTGGAGGTAAAATTACATCTACCATTCGACCCTTTCGAGCCTATTCCGATCATCCCCCTCCCTCGCACACTCGCTTTTCTTTACCAACCTTTTCCGctgccttcttcatcaccttccTCTCCGCTCTCGCCCCGGATCCCTCCTCTCTCACCCCATCAAGGCCTAAAAATCGCGAAAAAATTCACAATCACATACGATCTCGACATATCTGGACGTATCGGCCCAAGACAATACATCCGACCCATGTGGCTTCATTTTTGCGCTGTTCGGAATTGTTATCGTCTATCAAACGGCGGCGTTGGAGCCGGGGATGGGGTAACAGTTAGGTACGTTGTGCCAAGACGAACGAAATTCGACCAATCGCTAGAAAATTTCTGGGAAGCGGAAGGCAAAGGACAGTGGGCGGAAGAGAGGTGGGAAACGTTCAAGAAATGTCTGGTCACGCGTATCAAGAGTACCCGGCAAATGGAAGGATGTGGGTGTAAGTGA
- a CDS encoding clathrin heavy chain 1, putative (Similar to TIGR gene model, INSD accession AAW45890.1~Clathrin heavy chain) — MAAPEKPIVFTEHMQLTALGIQPTSISFQTLTLESDAWICVRENGDTPQVVIVNLNDAGDVVRRPITADSAIMNPRANEKILALKAGRQLQVFNLGAKAKLGTHLMNDDVTFWTWISDSTLGIVTEREVYHWKVMDGQMAPTKVFDRHANLTANQIINYRISHDEKWLVLVGISSNPNAGQPGENGFKIKGAMQLYSIERGVSQPIEGHAATFASIKLDGASNPTKLFAFAVRSAAGAKLHIVEIGHQAPNPPFQKKAVDVFFPPEALNDFPVSLQVSQKHGILYLVTKFGFIHLYEIETGQCIYMNRISGETIFTTAEYASLSGIIGVNRKGQVLSVSVDEETIVPYIQQTLNNPELAIKLATRAGLPGADGMIQQQYQVYIQNGQYGEAAKVAANSPRGLLRTPQTIETLKNLPAVPGTLTPILQYFGILLEKGELNKYESLELARPVVQQGKKQLLEKWLKENKLESSEELGDLCRMADMNLALSVYLRANVPNKVVACFAELGQFDKIVLYSKKVGYTPDYAQLLQHLVRINPDKGAEFATQLVNDENGPLVDLDRIVDIFMSQNMLQQATSILLDALKDNKPEQGPLQTRLLEMNLMSAPQVADAILGNEMFTHYDRPRIANLAEKAGLVQRALEHYEDINDIKRVVVHTNLFKPEWLVDYFGRLTVEQSFACLQEMLRTNLRQNLPIVVQIATKYSDLLGPVKLIELFEQFKSSDGLYYYLGSIVNLSEDPEVHFKYIQAATRTGQIREVERICRESNFYSPEKVKNFLKEARLDDQLPLIIVCDRFDFVHDLVLYLYQNGLTNFIEIYVQRVNSARTPQVIGGLLDVDCDETTVKNLLMSVTGTFPIDELVDEVEKRNRLKLILPWLNNKVEQGSTDHSVYNAIAKISIDSNSNPEKFLKENNLYDPAIVGKYCEKRDPYLAYIAYAKGFCDDELINITNENQMYKHQARYLVKRRDLDLWTQVLNPESIHRRALIDQIIATAIPECIDPDDVSVTVKAFMHMELHGPLLELLEKIIIEPSPFSDNRSLQSLMFLTAIKNDKGKVMGYINKLSGYDVETIAKVATEAGLYEEAFTIYQRHDMHAEAMSVLVEHMASIDRGFAYANKINEPAVWSRLGKAQLDGLRVKEAIDSYIKADDPSNFEEVIEIANRAGKHDDLVRYLQMARKTAREPKIDTELAYAYAKTDRLHDMEEFLGMTNVADVLQVGEKCFEDELYQAAKLLFSSISNWARLATTLIYLGENQAAVDAARKAGNTQVWKQVNAACVDKKEFRLAQICGLNLVVHAEELPALLSLYERNGYFDEIISLMEAGLGLERAHMGMFTELSVLYAKYRPEKLMEHLKLFWQRVNIPKVIKAAEQAHLWPELVFLYIVYDEPDNASLAMMERLAEWDHDQFKKVIVKVANMEIAYRAVSFYLARQPTLLPDLLAALTPRLDHSRVIKILQTEDHLPLAKPYLIATQKLNLAVINEAYNDLLIEEEDHVTLRSSLETYDEYDAIKLAKRLEKHELLEFRRIAALLYRLNSLWEESISLSKADRLWRDALETAAASKDIAVCEELAGYFVSIGNKDAFAAILYVCFDFVRADFVEEMSWRFGLSDYSMPYKLQQQRDQATKIAALEKEVKELRTKTAEKEPDNEPSSLMGSGLGGRLMIGGPSGGPPFMGSMPNGGMMAQPTGFY; from the exons ATGGCAGCGCCAGAGAAGCCTATCGTGTTCACTGAACACATGCAACTCACAGCCCTCGGCATCCAACCCACTTCTATCTCCTTCCAAACGCTAACGCTCGAATCTGATGCCTGGATTTGTGTCAGAGAAAATGGCGATACACCTCAAGTCGTTATTGTCAACTTGAACGATGCTGGCGATGTCGTTAGGAGGCCTATCACGGCTGATTCGGCTATCATGAACCCCAGAGCAAACGAGAAGATCTTGGCTCTTAAGG CCGGTCGACAGCTCCAAGTGTTCAACCTCGGGGCCAAAGCCAAGCTTGGTACCCACCTCATGAACGACGATGTGACTTTCTGGACTTGGATCAGCGATAGTACTTTGGGTATCGTTACCGAACGAGAAGTGTATCACTGGAAGGTTATGGATGGTCAGATGGCTCCGACTAAG GTGTTTGACCGACACGCCAACCTCACTGCGAACCAAATCATTAACTATAGAATATCACACGACGAAAAATGGCTTGTCCTTGTCGGTATCTCTTCTAACCCCAACGCCGGTCAACCCGGTGAGAACGGTTTCAAGATCAAGGGCGCCATGCAACTTTATTCTATCGAGAGAGGCGTCTCCCAACCCATCGAAGGTCACGCTGCTACATTCGCTTCCATCAAGCTCGACGGCGCTTCCAACCCTACCAAGCTGTTTGCCTTTGCAGTTAGGTCTGCAGCTGGAGCCAAGTTGCACATTGTTGAGATTGGCCACCAGGCACCAAACCCTCCCTTCCAGAAGAAGGCTGTCGATGTGTTCTTCCCTCCCGAGGCTTTGAACGACTTCCCCGTCTCTTTGCAAGTCTCTCAGAAGCACGGTATTCTTTACCTCGTCACCAAGTTTGGTTTCATCCACCTTTATGAAATTGAAACCGGTCAATGTATCTACATGAATAGGATTTCTGGCGAGACTATCTTCACCACCGCCGAGTACGCGTCCTTGTCAGGTATCATCGGAGTTAACAGGAAGGGTCAGGTTTTGAGTGTTAGCGTGGACGAGGAGACTATTGTGCCCTATATTCAAC AAACTCTCAACAACCCGGAGCTCGCTATCAAGCTTGCTACTCGTGCCGGTCTTCCTGGGGCCGACGGTATGATCCAACAGCAGTACCAAGTCTACATCCAGAACGGCCAGTACGGCGAGGCTGCCAAAGTTGCCGCCAACTCTCCCCGTGGGTTGTTGCGTACCCCACAGACCATCGAGACTCTCAAGAACCTCCCCGCTGTTCCTGGTACCCTTACTCCTATCTTGCAGTACTTTGGCATCTTGCTCGAGAAGGGAGAACTCAACAAGTACGAATCTCTTGAACTTGCCCGTCCTGTCGTACAGCAAGGCAAGAAGCAGCTTCTCGAAAAGTGGCTCAAAGAGAACAAGCTCGAGAGTAGTGAGGAGCTCGGTGACCTCTGTCGAATGGCCGATATGAACCTCGCTCTCTCCGTTTACCTTCGCGCCAACGTTCCTAACAAGGTCGTCGCCTGTTTCGCCGAGCTGGGGCAGTTTGACAAGATTGTTCTCTACTCCAAAAAGGTCGGCTACACTCCCGACTATGCTCAGCTTCTCCAGCACCTTGTGCGTATCAACCCCGACAAGGGTGCCGAGTTTGCTACACAGCTCGTCAACGATGAGAACGGTCCTCTCGTCGACCTTGACCGAATCGTCGATATCTTCATGTCTCAGAACATGCTCCAGCAAGCCACCTCTATCCTCCTCGACGCACTCAAGGACAACAAGCCCGAACAAGGTCCTCTCCAGACAAGGTTGCTGGAGATGAACTTGATGAGCGCTCCTCAGGTCGCGGATGCCATTTTGGGCAATGAAATGTTCACCCATTATGACAGGCCTAGGATCGCCAACCTCGCCGAGAAGGCGGGCCTTGTGCAGAGGGCTTTGGAGCACTATGAGGATATCAATGATATCAAGAGAGTTGTTGTACACACCAACTTGTTCAAGCCCGAATGGTTGGTGGACTACTTTGGACGACTCACAGTCGAGCAAAGCTTCGCTTGTTTGCAAGAGATGTTGAGGACCAATTTGAGGCAAAACTTGCCGATCGTCGTGCAGATCGCTACCAAATACTCTGATTTGCTTGGTCCTGTTAAGCTCATCGAATTGTTTGAGCAGTTTAAGAGTTCTGACG GTTTGTACTACTACCTTGGTTCCATTGTCAACCTCAGCGAAGACCCCGAGGTTCATTTCAAGTACATCCAAGCTGCTACTCGTACCGGCCAGATTCGCGAGGTCGAGCGTATCTGCCGAGAGTCCAACTTTTACAGCCCTGAAAAGGTCAAGAACTTCCTCAAGGAAGCACGTCTTGACGATCAGCTCCCTCTTATCATTGTCTGCGACCGATTCGACTTTGTACACGATTTGGTACTCTACCTTTACCAGAACGGTTTGACCAACTTTATTGAGATTTACGTTCAGCGAGTCAACTCCGCTAGAACCCCTCAGGTTATCGGTGGATTGCTGGATGTTGACTGCGATGAGACGACGGTAAAGAACTTATTGATGAGTGTTACCGGGACCTTCCCCATTGACGAACTGGTGGATGAAGTCGAGAAGCGAAACAGGCTCAAGCTCATCCTGCCTTGGCTTAACAACAAGGTTGAGCAGGGTTCTACAGACCACTCAGTTTACAACGCCATCGCCAAGATCTCTATCGACTCAAACAGCAATCCCGAAAAATTCCTCAAGGAGAACAATCTTTACGATCCCGCTATCGTCGGCAAGTACTGCGAGAAGCGTGATCCTTACCTTGCCTACATTGCTTACGCCAAGGGTTTCTGTGATGATGAGCTCATCAACATTACCAACGAGAACCAAATGTACAAGCATCAGGCACGATACCTCGTTAAGCGACGCGACCTTGACCTCTGGACACAAGTTCTCAACCCCGAGTCTATCCATCGCCGTGCCCTTATCGACCAGATCATCGCCACTGCCATCCCGGAGTGCATCGACCCTGATGATGTGTCCGTCACCGTAAAGGCGTTTATGCACATGGAACTTCACGGCCCCTTGCTTGAATTGCTCGAAAAGATTATTATTGAGCCATCACCTTTCAGCGACAACCGTTCTTTGCAGAGCTTGATGTTCCTCACCGCTATCAAGAACGACAAGGGCAAGGTTATGGGCTACATTAACAAGCTTTCGGGATACGACGTCGAGACTATCGCCAAGGTCGCCACCGAGGCCGGTCTTTACGAGGAGGCGTTCACCATTTACCAGAGGCACGACATGCACGCCGAGGCAATGAGTGTCCTTGTTGAGCACATGGCTTCTATCGACCGAGGTTTTGCCTACGCCAACAAGATCAACGAGCCCGCTGTCTGGAGCAGACTCGGTAAAGCCCAGCTTGACGGTTTGCGTGTCAAGGAGGCCATTGACTCTTACATCAAGGCCGACGACCCATCCAACTTCGAGGAAGTTATTGAGATTGCCAACCGGGCTGGCAAGCATGATGACCTGGTGCGATACCTTCAAATGGCCAGGAAGACTGCCCGCGAGCCCAAGATTGATACTGAGCTTGCTTACGCGTACGCGAAGACTGACCGATTGCACGATATGGAAGAGTTCCTCGGCATGACCAATGTCGCCGACGTCTTACAGGTCGGTGAGAAATGTTTCGAGGATGAGCTTTACCAGGCCGCCAAGCTCTTGTTCTCAAGCATTTCCAACTGGGCCAGATTGGCAACTACTTTGATCTACTTGGGCGAGAACCAGGCGGCGGTTGATGCAGCTAGGAAAGCGGGGAACACTCAAGTGTGGAAGCAGGTTAACGCCGCTTGTGTGGATAAGAAGGAGTTCAGGTTGGCGCAGATTTGTGGTTTGAACCTTGTC GTTCACGCCGAGGAACTTCCTGCTTTATTGTCACTTTACGAAAGAAATGGCTACTTTGACGAAATCATCTCCTTGATGGAAGCTGGTTTGGGTTTGGAGAGGGCCCACATG GGCATGTTCACGGAACTGAGCGTCTTGTACGCTAAGTACCGACCAGAAAAGC TCATGGAGCACTTGAAGCTCTTCTGGCAGCGTGTCAACATT CCCAAGGTCATCAAGGCTGCCGAACAGGCCCATCTCTGGCCCGAGCTTGTCTTCCTGTACATTGTCTACG ATGAACCCGACAACGCTTCTTTGGCTATGATGGAGCGCCTCGCCGAGTGGGATCACGATCAGTTCAAGAAAGTGATCGTCAAGGTTGCCAACATGGAAATTGCCTACCGGGCCGTCTCCTTCTATCTTGCTCGACAA CCCACCCTTCTCCCCGATCTTCTTGCTGCCCTCACCCCCCGTCTTGACCACAGTCGAGTTATCAAGATCCTGCAAACCGAAGACCATCTTCCCCTCGCCAAGCCTTACCTCATTGCCACCCAAAAACTCAACCTCGCCGTCATCAACGAAGCCTACAATGATTTGCTTattgaagaggaggacCATGTCACTTTACGAAGCAGTCTGGAGACTTATGATGAGTACGATGCGATCAAGTTGGCAAAGAGATTGGAGAAGCATGAGTTGTTGGAATTCAGGAGAATTGCTGCTTTGCTTTACCGA CTCAACTCCTTGTGGGAAGAGTCCATTTCTCTCTCAAAGGCCGATAGATTATGGCGAGATGCTCTTGAGACTGCTGCGGCGAGCAAGGACATTGCCGTTTGTGAAGAGCTTGCTGGCTATTTTGTTTCTATTGGAAACAAGGATGCTTTCGCAGCTATTCTTTACGTCTGCTTCGACTTTGTCCGAGCTGACTTTGTTGAGGAAATG TCTTGGCGATTCGGCCTGTCAGATTACTCTATGCCTTACAAGCTCCAGCAACAGCGAGACCAAGCTACCAAGATTGCAGCGCTTGAAAAGGAGGTTAAGGAGCTTAGAACTAAGACCGCTGAGAAGGAGCCGGATAATGAGCCGAGTAGTTTGATGGGATCTGGATTGGGTGGGAGATTGATGATTGGCGGACCTTC GGGCGGACCACCCTTCATGGGTAGTATGCCCAATGGAGGTATGATGGCTCAACCCACCGGGTTCTACTAA
- a CDS encoding 6S protease subunit rpt4, putative (Similar to TIGR gene model, INSD accession AAW45892.1): MSAEASTSQQVVAPQGMAPEKYQAISAYRDKVKEHSRMSEQLKNVRLNIRTLGNDYDKTEDDIKALQSVGQIIGEVLKQLDDERFIVKASSGPRYVVSYRPTLPAHKLKPTTRVSLDMTTLTIMRILPREVDPMVYNMSLEDPGSATFAGIGGLGEQVRELREVIELPLMNPELFERVGINPPKGVLLYGPPGTGKTLLARAVAATLNTNFLKVVSSAIVDKYIGESARLIREMFAYAREHEPCVIFMDEIDAIGGRRFSQGTSADREIQRTLMELLNQMDGFDSLGRTKIIMATNRPDTLDPALLRPGRLDRKIEIPLPNEQGRLEILKIHAKKVNKSGDIDYEAIVKLSDGFNGADLRNVCTEAGMFAIREDRDAVVQEDFMKAVRKLNEAKKHETTMDYGAV; the protein is encoded by the exons ATGTCAGCCGAAGCTTCAACATCGCAGCAGGTAGTCGCTCCTCAGGGAATGGCCCCGGAAAAGTATCAAGCGATCAGCGCTTACCGCGAT AAAGTCAAGGAGCATAGCAGAATGTCTGAGCAGCTCAAAAATG TCCGCTTAAACATCCGGACTCTTGGAAATGACTATGACAAGACGGAAGACGATATCAAGGCGCTTCAAAGTGTCGGTCAAATCATCGGAGAAGTATTAAAGCAGCTTGACGATGAACGAT TCATCGTCAAGGCATCTTCTGGGCCCCGATACGTCGTATCCTACCGACCGACTTTACCCGCCCACAAGCTCAAACCTACTACTCGAGTCTCCCTCGACATGACAACTCTCACAATCATGCGTATCCTCCCTCGTGAAGTCGATCCTATGGTCTACAACATGTCTCTTGAAGATCCCGGATCAGCCACTTTTGCGGGTATCGGTGGTTTGGGCGAACAAGTGAGAGAGTTGAGAGAGGTTATTGAATTGCCTTTGATGAACCCCGAACTGTTCGAG CGAGTTGGTATTAACCCTCCCAAGGGTGTGTTGCTTTACGGTCCCCCCGGTACAGGAAAGACGCTCCTCGCAAGAGCGGTGGCTGCTACTTTGAATACTAACTTTTTAAAAGTCGTATCTTCTGCC ATTGTTGACAAGTACATTGGTGAATCAGCACGTCTTATTCGAGAAATGTTTGCCTATGCCAGAGAACACGAGCCATGCGTCATTTTTATGGACGAAATTGATGCTATcggaggaagaagattcTCACAAGGAACAAGTGCTGATCGAGAAATCCAACGTACACTCATGGAA CTTCTCAACCAAATGGACGGCTTTGACTCACTCGGCCGCACAAAAATCATCATGGCCACCAACCGTCCTGACACACTCGACCCTGCCCTCCTCCGTCCCGGTCGTCTTGATCGAAAGATTGAGATTCCCCTTCCTAACGAGCAAGGTCGATTGGAGATTTTAAAGATTCACGCGAAAAAGGTGAATAAGAGTGGGGATATCGATTATGAGGCGATTGTGAAGTTGAGTGATGGGTTTAATGGTGCTGATTTGAGGAATGTTTGTACCGAG GCCGGCATGTTTGCTATTCGTGAAGATAGGGACGCTGTGGTCCAAGAAGACTTTATGAAGGCTGTCAGAAAGTTGAACGAGGCAAAGAAACACGAGACCACTAT GGATTATGGTGCAGTATAA
- a CDS encoding uncharacterized protein (Similar to TIGR gene model, INSD accession AAW45889.1) has protein sequence MSEQKKTQRKKQPEPQEEPEQQEEPEQEEPEQEEPEQEEPEQEEPEQEDQEEEQPEQEEQEQEQPQQEEPEQVQEQPRQQRQPQPQREVKQQERGQGGHEQPTFNMPPVPRPRTISKNPPRSDTARERALGPLRSHRTPLPNELSELTPEEQPGGSHKDEDHSLSINISLDLLVEVHLTARVKGDITIGLL, from the exons atgtctgaacagaagaagactcAACGCAAGAAGCAACCGGAGCCGCAGGAAGAGCCGGAGCAGCAGGAAGAGCCTGAGCAGGAAGAGCCTGAGCAGGAAGAGCCTGAGCAGGAAGAGCCTGAGCAAGAAGAGCCTGAGCAGGAAGATCAGGAGGAGGAACAACCTgagcaggaagagcaggagcaggaaCAGCCTCAGCAGGAAGAGCCGGAACAGGTGCAGGAGCAGCCTCGTCAGCAGCGTCAGCCTCAACCTCAGCGGGAAGTCAAGCAGCAAGAGCGTGGCCAAGGCGG TCACGAACAACCCACCTTCAACATGCCCCCTGTTCCTCGCCCCAGAACCATTTCGAAGAACCCTCCTCGTTCCGACACCGCCCGTGAACGCGCTCTCGGTCCACTCCGTTCTCACCGTACGCCCCTCCCCAACGAGCTCTCAGAGCTCACTCCCGAGGAGCAGCCCGGTGGCTCCCACAAGGACGAGGACCACTCTTTGAGCATCAATATCTCGCTTGACTTGCTAGTGGAGGTGCATTTGACTGCGAGGGTGAAGGGTGATATTACTATTGGGCTCCTGTAA